One region of Juglans regia cultivar Chandler chromosome 4, Walnut 2.0, whole genome shotgun sequence genomic DNA includes:
- the LOC109007115 gene encoding uncharacterized protein LOC109007115, protein MALVSFPTPQYSSRLISSSLPYSSLATSNTGKSQENGYVLRNFQSPTSYQPLVYSSFSSRNRRLAAVLVPFDAKSKNSGSGEEDHRALETVLKLYDAIKNKNILELSDVIGDECRCICNFFSFFQQFQGKMQVLYFFSNLIKSLGNHVELVVKPTFHDGLSVGVSWRLEWNKVHVPLGKGFSFHILQVYQGKVYIRNVEMFMEPLLHIEPFRLKLMAYVMNMMDKMDTSKGSKSKAERVVYVLLTLFLIGVSLFLFKFTWHSS, encoded by the exons ATGGCTTTGGTCTCTTTCCCCACCCCACAATACAGCAGTAGGCTAATCTCTTCTTCCCTTCCATATAGCTCTCTAGCAACAAGCAATACTGGAAAATCACAAGAGAATGGTTATGTTCTTCGTAATTTTCAGTCTCCAACTTCGTACCAACCTTTGGTTTATAGCAGCTTCTCTTCCAGGAACAGGCGTTTAGCAGCAGTACTAGTGCCATTTGATGCTAAAAGTAAAAACTCAGGATCAGGAGAGGAAGACCATAGAGCTCTGGAGACAGTCCTCAAGCTTTATGATGCAATCAAGAACAAAAACATCCTTGAATTATCTGATGTTATTGGAGATGAATGCAGATGCATCTgcaattttttctcatttttccaaCAATTTCAAGGGAAAATG CAAGTGCTGTATTTTTTCTCCAATCTGATTAAAAGCTTGGGAAATCATGTTGAACTTGTTGTGAAACCAACATTCCATGATGGACTGAGTGTTGGTGTCTCATGGAGATTAG AATGGAACAAAGTACATGTGCCTCTAGGAAAGGGTTTCAGCTTCCATATATTGCAAGTGTACCAGGGGAAGGTGTACATAAG AAACGTAGAGATGTTCATGGAGCCGCTGCTTCATATTGAACCTTTTAGACTG aaattGATGGCATATGTCATGAATATGATGGACAAGATGGATACTTCCAAGGGGTCCAAGAGCAAAGCCGAAAGAGTTGTATATGTTTTACTCACTCTGTTCCTCATTGGTGTCTCTCTGTTCTTATTTAAATTCACTTGGCATTCATCTTAA
- the LOC109007119 gene encoding uncharacterized protein LOC109007119: MASDQEIAKGVESVLSQADPTVATTYNSVVQQLEAKLGLDLSHKAGFIRDQINLLLRAHAQPPPHPQTHHYHPQQKDHFALRNHPQFPSTHPQQFPPHFALQPHPHHLPDELSFRQPQNPPPQPQHLVAQVQPQPSVIKPEAYAPNAIPETPKQSTSVGAKRRGGPGGLNKVCGVSPELQAIVGQPTMPRTEIVKQLWAYIRKNNLQDPSNKRKIICDDALRLVFETDCTDMFKMNKLLAKHIIALEPSKESGQAKRLKVDTESATESSEPGSSAVVISEALAKFLGSEGREMLQSEALRRVWEYIKVNGLEDPLNSMVILCDANLRELLGCDSISALGIQEMLTRHHLFKRS, from the exons ATGGCGTCCGACCAAGAAATAGCAAAAGGCGTGGAGTCTGTGCTCAGTCAAGCGGACCCTACCGTTGCCACCACTTATAATAGCGTTGTTCAGCAGTTGGAGGCAAAGCTAGGGCTAGACCTATCCCACAAGGCTGGCTTCATCCGGGACCAGATCAACCTCCTCCTCCGCGCCCACGCTCAGCCACCGCCCCATCCACAGACCCACCACTACCACCCTCAACAGAAAGACCATTTTGCTCTCCGAAATCACCCTCAATTCCCATCCACCCACCCCCAACAATTCCCTCCCCATTTTGCCCTCCAGCCCCACCCTCACCACCTCCCCGACGAGCTCTCCTTCCGGCAGCCCCAAAACCCGCCGCCGCAGCCCCAGCATCTGGTTGCACAGGTCCAGCCGCAGCCGTCGGTGATCAAGCCTGAGGCTTACGCTCCGAATGCCATCCCTGAGACCCCGAAGCAAag CACTTCGGTGGGAGCCAAAAGAAGAGGTGGTCCTGGGGGTTTAAACAAAGTGTGTGGTGTCTCACCTGAACTTCAGGCAATCGTTGGTCAGCCAACAATGCCAAGGACTGAG ATTGTGAAGCAGCTGTGGGCCTACATAAGGAAAAACAACCTTCAAGATCCAAGTAACAAAAGAAAGATTATCTGTGATGATGCCCTGCGTTTGGTATTTGAGACGGACTGTACTGACATGTTCAAGATGAATAAGCTGCTAGCCAAACATATCATTGCACTTGAACCTTCAA AGGAGTCAGGTCAAGCTAAAAGATTGAAGGTAGATACTGAGTCTGCAACTGAAAGTAGTGAACCGGGTTCATCTGCTGTCGTTATATCTGAAGCACTTGCCAAGTTTTTGGGCTCTGAAGGAAGGGAGATGCTCCAATCTGAGGCTTTAAGGCGTGTTTGGGAGTACATTAAAGTTAACGGTTTGGAG GATCCTTTAAATTCAATGGTGATATTATGTGATGCAAACCTTCGCGAGCTCCTTGGATGTGATAGCATTTCTGCCTTGGGGATACAGGAAATGTTGACACGCCATCATTTATTCAAACGGTCATGA